The Rhodococcus triatomae genome includes a window with the following:
- the trmB gene encoding tRNA (guanosine(46)-N7)-methyltransferase TrmB, with amino-acid sequence MRDNGPVNHADQETPASAGPAPDDAAASFDGRQGDGDTGRSRGSRLHPRVTSFRSRRGSLTPAQQQAWDRMWPQVGAEVGDTLLDTTAWFGRQAPLVLEIGSGTGTATAAMAKAEPHVNLLAVEVYRPGLAQLLQQIERDDIPNVRVLRGDAVEVLENMVAPASLTGVRVFFPDPWPKARHHKRRLLQASTFALIASRLRPGGVLHVATDHAEYAEWIAEVGGAEPALTALDWESPMTHERPVTKFEDKAHRAGSTINEFIWGRIRS; translated from the coding sequence ATACGTGACAATGGTCCGGTGAACCACGCAGATCAGGAAACCCCGGCGTCCGCCGGCCCGGCACCCGACGACGCGGCCGCCTCGTTCGACGGACGTCAGGGCGACGGGGACACCGGGCGCTCCCGCGGATCCCGGCTGCACCCCCGGGTGACGAGTTTCCGGTCCCGCCGCGGTTCCCTCACACCCGCGCAGCAGCAGGCCTGGGACCGGATGTGGCCGCAGGTCGGCGCCGAGGTCGGGGACACCCTGCTCGACACCACCGCATGGTTCGGCCGACAGGCGCCGCTCGTCCTCGAGATCGGGTCCGGCACCGGCACCGCGACCGCGGCGATGGCGAAGGCCGAACCGCACGTGAACCTCCTGGCCGTCGAGGTGTACCGGCCGGGCCTGGCCCAGCTGCTGCAACAGATCGAGCGCGACGACATCCCCAATGTCCGGGTGCTGCGCGGCGACGCCGTCGAGGTCCTCGAGAACATGGTGGCACCGGCCTCTCTCACCGGGGTCCGGGTCTTCTTCCCGGATCCGTGGCCGAAGGCGCGGCACCACAAGCGGCGGCTGCTGCAGGCGTCCACCTTCGCGCTGATCGCGAGCCGGCTGCGGCCCGGCGGCGTCCTGCACGTCGCCACCGATCACGCCGAGTACGCGGAGTGGATCGCCGAGGTCGGTGGCGCCGAGCCCGCACTGACCGCTCTCGACTGGGAGTCACCGATGACGCACGAACGCCCGGTGACGAAGTTCGAGGACAAGGCCCATCGCGCCGGAAGCACGATCAACGAGTTCATCTGGGGCAGGATCAGATCATGA
- a CDS encoding DUF1707 SHOCT-like domain-containing protein codes for MEARNLRVSDAEREHVGELLQRAVGQGMLSLGEFTERMDTALAAKTRGELNAVLVDLPGVQLSPEYLPAPDPVHVPPPVPHSVQHPPLPHSPHPPVPPGLPPHAAPQTVVKGRMSSVDRSGRWTVPPELLVDSKMSNVSLDFTRAVMSTQVVHLTIDDYCSSISLTVPPEATADINGIETIGATASSKVRTGPPYGPLHLVVHGKVRFGTVNVRYPLGTTIRRMFGRG; via the coding sequence ATGGAGGCGAGGAATCTGCGGGTGTCCGATGCGGAACGTGAACACGTCGGCGAGTTGCTCCAGCGTGCCGTGGGGCAGGGAATGCTGTCGCTGGGCGAGTTCACCGAGCGGATGGACACGGCGCTGGCCGCCAAGACCCGCGGCGAGCTGAACGCCGTGCTCGTCGACCTCCCCGGTGTGCAGCTCTCGCCCGAGTACCTGCCCGCACCCGATCCGGTGCACGTACCGCCCCCGGTGCCGCACTCCGTCCAGCACCCGCCGCTCCCGCACTCCCCGCACCCGCCGGTGCCACCCGGCCTGCCGCCGCACGCGGCCCCGCAGACCGTCGTCAAGGGACGGATGTCGTCGGTGGACCGCAGCGGTCGATGGACGGTGCCCCCGGAACTGCTGGTGGACAGCAAGATGTCCAACGTCAGCCTCGACTTCACCCGAGCGGTGATGTCCACCCAGGTGGTGCACCTGACGATCGACGACTACTGCAGCTCCATCTCCCTCACAGTGCCCCCCGAGGCGACCGCCGACATCAACGGCATCGAGACCATCGGCGCCACCGCGTCGAGCAAGGTCCGCACCGGCCCGCCGTACGGGCCGCTGCACCTGGTGGTGCACGGCAAGGTCCGGTTCGGCACCGTCAACGTGCGCTACCCGCTCGGGACGACCATCCGGCGCATGTTCGGCCGCGGCTGA
- a CDS encoding MMPL family transporter has protein sequence MFASWGSIVYRARFTVIGVMVAAMLGLAGYGLSLEDHLSQSGWDDPASESVAASILADETFGRDTMGDVLALYKAPDGTTVDDPEFQETVSAHLQRALDENPDQILKANGGFFEVGNAPKFAQFASEDRQYAIESIAIAGANDTEVTANFRAIKDVFYIDGIDVELAGLQPVAGALNDTMAQDIKRMELLAIPAVGILLFFVFGGIVAAALPLIIGGLTVVAANGVVRLITNFTEVNSFVAPVVSLVGLGLAIDYGLFIVSRFREELGEGYEVGAAVRRTVMTAGRTVVFSATTIVAALGGLVLFPQGFLKSVAYGAIATVTLAAIASITILPALLGIIGRRVDALTFKRLRQTKSAEEIEASVWGRLTRWVMRNPLKVTIPIVVGLLLLIVPLTGIKFGGINETYLPPDSSTRLAQEQFDEMFPGQRTEPVKLVVTDADGRELGTIIREASGAPGLVEQFTPTGPTKDGVTVLKAGLTDRNDSAATIEYLRGIDVPDGVQMLVGGTPAIEYDSIAALLHHLPIMVIGVVLLTTLLMFLAFGSLVLPIKAALMSALGLGSTLGILTWIFIDGHGSELLNFTPGPIMSPVLVLIIAIVYGLSIDYEVFLLSRMVEARAQGASTTEAIRIGTSHTGRIITAAALILIVVTGAFGFSELVMMKYIAYGMIAALVIDATLIRMFLVPAVMKLLGDDCWWAPAWMKRLQEKIGLGEPILDNELMPSDVPELTPVGAVPAAAGAGVATAVAPQRQAPRKPEPLTEPIPLVTAQMLAQQITDEQKAAEQARNEARRSATGRPERAPEIPDDVPGATAAPATSALPTERPAAPSAPGGGRPGGPHTESRPIESWLADLRSTSGRERPRPDIERSSPAPTGANGSPGHGSNGNGANEFTGANGHGATGNGANGRPANASPSSGGSTRNPLPPLPPRSRPQPPSAPDSGPTGAAPVTPSPRRPLTPPATEPRDEADATEQPSGRRHREEPTQGTAGRHRAEDSNAVSVSELIARQNRH, from the coding sequence GTGTTCGCCAGCTGGGGAAGCATCGTCTACCGAGCTCGATTCACCGTCATCGGTGTCATGGTCGCGGCAATGCTCGGGCTGGCGGGCTACGGCTTGTCCCTCGAGGATCACCTGAGCCAGAGCGGATGGGACGATCCCGCCTCGGAGTCGGTCGCGGCGTCCATCCTCGCTGACGAGACCTTCGGCCGCGACACCATGGGCGACGTCCTCGCGCTGTACAAGGCCCCGGACGGCACGACGGTCGACGACCCGGAGTTCCAGGAGACGGTCTCGGCCCATCTCCAGCGGGCCCTCGACGAGAACCCCGACCAGATCCTCAAGGCCAACGGCGGGTTCTTCGAGGTCGGCAACGCCCCCAAGTTCGCCCAGTTCGCGTCCGAGGACCGTCAGTACGCGATCGAGTCGATCGCGATCGCCGGTGCCAACGACACCGAGGTGACCGCGAACTTCCGGGCGATCAAGGACGTCTTCTACATCGACGGCATCGACGTCGAGCTCGCCGGTCTCCAGCCGGTCGCGGGCGCGCTCAACGACACGATGGCGCAGGACATCAAGCGGATGGAGCTCCTCGCGATCCCTGCGGTGGGCATCCTGCTCTTCTTCGTGTTCGGCGGCATCGTCGCGGCCGCGCTGCCGCTGATCATCGGCGGCCTCACCGTCGTCGCCGCCAACGGCGTCGTCCGGCTCATCACCAACTTCACCGAGGTGAACTCGTTCGTCGCTCCGGTCGTCTCCCTCGTCGGCCTCGGGCTGGCGATCGACTACGGGCTGTTCATCGTCAGCCGGTTCCGCGAGGAACTCGGCGAGGGGTACGAAGTCGGCGCCGCGGTGCGGCGCACCGTCATGACGGCGGGCCGGACGGTGGTGTTCTCCGCGACCACGATCGTCGCCGCCCTCGGCGGACTGGTCCTGTTCCCGCAGGGCTTCCTCAAGTCGGTCGCCTACGGCGCCATCGCCACGGTGACCCTCGCCGCGATCGCCTCGATCACGATCCTGCCCGCGCTGCTCGGCATCATCGGCCGTCGTGTCGATGCGCTCACCTTCAAACGCCTGCGCCAGACCAAGAGCGCGGAGGAGATCGAGGCCAGCGTCTGGGGCCGCCTGACCCGCTGGGTGATGCGCAACCCGCTCAAGGTGACGATCCCGATCGTCGTCGGCCTGCTGCTGCTGATCGTCCCGCTCACGGGCATCAAGTTCGGCGGTATCAACGAGACCTATCTGCCCCCGGACAGCTCCACCCGCCTGGCGCAGGAGCAGTTCGACGAGATGTTCCCCGGCCAGCGGACCGAGCCGGTCAAACTCGTCGTCACCGATGCCGACGGCCGCGAGCTGGGCACGATCATCCGGGAAGCGAGCGGTGCGCCGGGCCTGGTGGAGCAGTTCACCCCGACCGGCCCCACCAAGGACGGCGTCACCGTCCTCAAGGCCGGGCTGACCGACCGCAACGACTCCGCCGCGACCATCGAGTACCTGCGCGGCATCGACGTGCCCGACGGCGTCCAGATGCTCGTCGGCGGCACGCCCGCGATCGAATACGACTCGATCGCGGCCCTGCTGCACCATCTGCCGATCATGGTCATCGGCGTGGTCCTGTTGACGACCCTGTTGATGTTCCTCGCGTTCGGCTCCCTGGTGCTGCCCATCAAGGCCGCCCTCATGAGTGCCCTGGGACTGGGATCGACGCTCGGCATCCTGACCTGGATCTTCATCGACGGTCACGGCTCGGAACTGCTGAACTTCACCCCCGGTCCGATCATGTCGCCGGTGCTGGTGCTGATCATCGCGATCGTCTACGGCCTGTCCATCGACTACGAGGTGTTCCTACTCTCGCGGATGGTCGAGGCGCGGGCGCAGGGCGCGAGCACCACCGAGGCCATCCGGATCGGCACCTCGCACACCGGGCGGATCATCACCGCGGCCGCACTGATCCTCATCGTGGTGACCGGCGCGTTCGGCTTCTCCGAACTGGTGATGATGAAGTACATCGCCTACGGCATGATCGCCGCGCTGGTCATCGACGCCACCCTGATCCGCATGTTCCTCGTCCCGGCCGTGATGAAGCTTCTCGGCGACGACTGCTGGTGGGCCCCGGCCTGGATGAAGCGCCTCCAGGAGAAGATCGGACTGGGTGAACCGATCCTGGACAACGAACTGATGCCCAGCGACGTCCCGGAACTCACCCCGGTGGGCGCGGTTCCCGCCGCGGCCGGTGCCGGTGTCGCCACCGCCGTCGCCCCACAGCGTCAGGCCCCCCGCAAGCCGGAGCCACTCACCGAACCGATTCCGCTGGTCACCGCTCAGATGCTGGCCCAGCAGATCACCGACGAGCAGAAGGCAGCCGAGCAAGCCCGCAACGAGGCCCGCCGGTCGGCGACGGGACGCCCGGAACGGGCTCCGGAGATCCCCGACGACGTTCCCGGTGCGACCGCCGCTCCCGCGACGAGCGCCCTGCCCACCGAACGGCCTGCGGCCCCGAGCGCACCGGGCGGCGGCCGACCCGGTGGACCGCACACCGAGTCGCGACCGATCGAGAGTTGGCTCGCGGACCTGCGGAGCACCTCCGGACGGGAGCGCCCACGGCCCGACATCGAGCGCTCCTCCCCTGCCCCGACCGGGGCGAACGGCTCGCCCGGACACGGAAGCAACGGCAACGGGGCCAATGAGTTCACGGGCGCCAACGGGCACGGCGCTACCGGGAACGGCGCGAACGGTCGGCCCGCGAACGCATCGCCGTCGAGCGGTGGAAGCACGCGCAATCCGCTCCCACCGCTCCCCCCACGCAGCCGGCCTCAGCCGCCGTCCGCTCCCGATTCGGGACCGACCGGGGCTGCCCCCGTCACACCGTCGCCGAGACGCCCACTCACTCCCCCCGCCACCGAACCCCGGGACGAGGCGGACGCCACCGAGCAGCCCAGCGGACGCCGCCACCGGGAGGAGCCGACGCAGGGAACCGCGGGGAGGCACCGCGCGGAGGATTCCAACGCGGTGAGTGTCAGCGAACTGATCGCGCGCCAGAACCGCCACTGA
- a CDS encoding NYN domain-containing protein has protein sequence MSVSEQVAGLPGTASEPSAADASRDVRHPGRVLLVWDAPNLDMGLGAILGGRPTAAYRPRFDALGRWLLSRTAEISATSGSALEPEATVFTNIAPGSADVVRPWVEALRNVGFAVFAKPKIDEDSDVDSDMLDHIALRQSEGLAGVMVASADGQAFREPLEDIAATGIAVQVLGFREHASWAVSSELLDFVDLEDIPGVFREPLPRISLDTLPDEGAWLQPFRPLSALLVGRKSAAE, from the coding sequence ATGAGTGTCAGCGAACAGGTCGCAGGTCTCCCCGGCACCGCCTCGGAGCCTTCGGCCGCCGATGCGTCCCGTGACGTCCGCCACCCCGGCCGAGTGCTGCTGGTGTGGGACGCACCGAACCTCGACATGGGACTCGGCGCCATCCTCGGTGGCCGGCCCACCGCCGCCTACCGGCCACGATTCGACGCACTCGGACGCTGGCTACTGAGCCGGACGGCCGAGATTTCCGCCACCTCCGGCAGCGCGCTCGAGCCGGAAGCGACCGTCTTCACGAACATCGCCCCTGGTAGCGCCGATGTCGTCCGTCCGTGGGTCGAGGCCTTGCGTAATGTGGGTTTCGCGGTGTTCGCCAAGCCGAAGATCGATGAGGACAGCGATGTCGATTCCGACATGCTCGACCACATCGCCCTGCGGCAGAGCGAAGGGCTGGCCGGGGTCATGGTGGCGTCGGCCGACGGTCAGGCGTTTCGTGAACCGTTGGAGGACATCGCAGCAACCGGGATTGCAGTCCAGGTGCTCGGATTCCGGGAGCATGCCAGCTGGGCTGTGTCCTCGGAGTTGTTGGACTTCGTCGACCTCGAGGACATCCCGGGCGTGTTCCGGGAGCCGCTGCCGCGGATCAGTCTCGACACGTTGCCCGACGAGGGCGCCTGGTTGCAGCCGTTCCGACCGCTCTCCGCCCTGCTCGTCGGGCGGAAAAGCGCTGCCGAGTAG
- a CDS encoding DUF2339 domain-containing protein yields the protein MAQLSADTASLNWQLRRFGENLAVLQHQLAGAPVVSAAAPPMYRPPAPTHPPVPMAPPMASAPRVAPPPAGAPPRTGPPGPGRMPAPARSPLPTPTPWWQREGAVSKVLAAAGGVVTLIGVVMMLVLAAQSGFFGPVPRVVGGAVLSFVLVAAGIRVHARPGGRYGAIALATTGFAGLYFDIMAVSVVYEWIPVPLALAVALVVAGAGVALAAHWDVQALAVALIGAIAILGAVVTDGVTLTLVAFLLVVQLAPFPAQWYRRWRSLSVVRTVPVVLALIAVVVSTGGYPDADAWWALGAAAAVALLGLASAVTLTARDPEDVGSSVACALAAVPILAVGTAFPPLGGAVIALVTAVVLFTVVAFATRIPGALQTVVAGVATVALLEVCLFVGGGSLSAVLLLGNAAVFLELARQVRSRLVLGSGLVFLAAGGLAYAVTVPPEALVESREAIDVLGAGAVAASVALAISAFLAVRGARSLGLVGDDSVGVLYAVAGGAALYGATATAVTIGTSVSPTSTGFVAGHCAATILWMLTATGSIVFGLHTPAHRRTAIGAGLVLAGAALVKLFFFDLATLDGMFRVAAFLVAGLLLLFAAAHFGRRMSTPGDSGSPPGSAA from the coding sequence GTGGCACAGCTGTCGGCCGATACCGCGTCGCTGAACTGGCAGCTACGCCGATTCGGCGAGAACCTGGCGGTCCTGCAGCACCAACTGGCGGGTGCGCCCGTCGTCTCCGCTGCCGCGCCCCCGATGTATCGGCCACCGGCGCCGACCCACCCACCGGTGCCGATGGCTCCACCGATGGCGTCTGCACCCAGGGTGGCACCGCCTCCGGCCGGCGCACCGCCGCGAACCGGGCCCCCGGGGCCCGGACGGATGCCCGCGCCCGCCCGGTCGCCGCTTCCCACCCCGACGCCGTGGTGGCAGCGCGAGGGCGCCGTGAGCAAGGTCCTCGCTGCCGCCGGTGGTGTCGTCACCCTCATCGGGGTCGTGATGATGCTGGTCCTCGCTGCCCAGTCCGGGTTCTTCGGGCCGGTGCCGCGCGTGGTGGGTGGAGCGGTGCTGTCGTTCGTCTTGGTGGCGGCCGGAATCCGGGTGCACGCCCGGCCCGGCGGCAGGTACGGCGCGATCGCGCTCGCCACGACGGGGTTCGCAGGCCTGTACTTCGACATCATGGCGGTGTCGGTCGTCTACGAGTGGATTCCCGTGCCGTTGGCCCTGGCCGTCGCGCTGGTCGTGGCGGGAGCCGGTGTCGCGCTCGCCGCACACTGGGACGTGCAGGCACTCGCGGTGGCGCTGATCGGTGCGATCGCGATTCTCGGGGCGGTCGTGACGGACGGCGTGACGCTGACCCTGGTCGCGTTCCTCCTGGTGGTCCAGCTCGCGCCGTTCCCGGCGCAGTGGTACCGGCGCTGGCGTTCCCTGTCGGTCGTCCGTACGGTTCCGGTGGTTCTGGCCCTGATCGCCGTCGTGGTGTCGACGGGCGGATACCCCGACGCGGATGCCTGGTGGGCCCTCGGTGCCGCGGCGGCGGTGGCGCTCCTCGGTCTGGCGAGTGCCGTCACCCTGACGGCGCGCGATCCGGAGGACGTCGGGTCGAGCGTGGCGTGCGCCCTCGCCGCGGTGCCGATCCTCGCGGTCGGTACCGCCTTCCCGCCGCTCGGGGGCGCGGTGATCGCACTGGTGACGGCGGTGGTCCTGTTCACGGTCGTCGCCTTCGCCACCCGCATCCCCGGCGCGTTGCAGACCGTGGTGGCCGGTGTCGCGACGGTCGCACTGCTCGAGGTGTGCCTGTTCGTCGGCGGTGGCTCGTTGTCCGCGGTGCTGCTGCTGGGTAACGCGGCGGTGTTCCTGGAACTCGCCCGGCAGGTGCGTTCCCGCCTCGTCCTCGGCTCGGGTCTGGTGTTCCTGGCCGCCGGTGGGCTCGCCTATGCGGTCACCGTCCCGCCCGAGGCCCTGGTCGAATCCCGCGAGGCGATCGACGTCCTCGGCGCGGGTGCCGTGGCGGCGAGTGTGGCGCTCGCGATCTCGGCCTTCCTCGCCGTACGCGGTGCCCGTTCGCTGGGGCTGGTGGGCGACGACTCGGTGGGCGTGCTCTACGCGGTGGCAGGCGGGGCCGCGCTGTACGGGGCCACCGCGACGGCGGTGACGATCGGGACGTCGGTGAGCCCGACGAGCACCGGATTCGTCGCCGGTCACTGCGCCGCCACGATTCTGTGGATGCTGACCGCCACCGGCTCGATCGTGTTCGGGCTCCACACCCCGGCGCATCGCCGGACCGCGATCGGCGCCGGGCTGGTGCTCGCCGGCGCGGCGCTGGTGAAACTGTTCTTCTTCGACCTCGCGACCCTCGACGGTATGTTCCGGGTCGCGGCATTCCTCGTCGCCGGCTTGCTGTTGCTCTTCGCCGCAGCGCATTTCGGTCGTCGCATGAGCACGCCGGGAGACTCCGGCAGTCCTCCCGGCTCCGCCGCCTGA
- a CDS encoding TetR/AcrR family transcriptional regulator, whose product MRSRNKILDAVRDVIARSGFSGVTIASVAQTAGVTRQTVYSIFGTREDLVSQAVAEHLTEIVDGVHERLRTAPTPADYVVDLIVACRTIVRSDPVLAALLRTDGDNPLFDAGALDRARAVGLRLLSPLQELFPETALRLDDIVDISVHLGWSAVCFDDPSVRTDEDLRRFLGRWLAPAFAASVEE is encoded by the coding sequence ATGCGGTCACGGAACAAGATTCTCGATGCGGTGCGAGACGTCATCGCCCGGTCCGGGTTCTCCGGCGTCACGATAGCGTCGGTCGCCCAGACCGCCGGCGTGACGAGGCAGACCGTCTACTCCATCTTCGGTACCCGCGAGGACCTGGTGTCCCAGGCCGTCGCCGAGCACCTGACCGAGATCGTCGACGGCGTGCACGAACGGCTGCGCACCGCGCCCACTCCCGCCGACTACGTCGTGGATCTGATCGTCGCGTGCCGGACCATCGTGCGGTCCGATCCGGTCCTGGCCGCCCTCCTGCGTACCGACGGCGACAACCCACTCTTCGATGCGGGCGCACTGGATCGGGCGCGGGCAGTAGGGCTCCGCCTTCTGTCCCCGTTGCAGGAGTTGTTCCCCGAGACCGCGCTCCGGCTGGACGACATCGTCGACATCTCCGTCCACCTGGGCTGGTCCGCAGTGTGTTTCGACGACCCGTCCGTCCGCACGGACGAGGACCTGCGCCGCTTCCTGGGCAGGTGGCTGGCGCCGGCATTCGCCGCATCCGTGGAGGAGTGA
- a CDS encoding GMC oxidoreductase, with the protein MRSITRRTFLTSTVAAGIGLAGASSAAAATGIGARVRGIPTSREEHRVVIVGSGFGGGVAALRLAQAGVQTLVLERGRRWPTGPNSDTFPTPTNLDKRALWYRSSPELFGRPVAFDPYVGLVEAVTGENMTALCTSGVGGGSLVYQGMTLQPAEEVFYEWFPSDIDWAAMNEIHYPTVARMLRLAVAPDELVDSPDYRAPRVFAENVRRAGLPLAKIPMPIDWNYALAELRGEMKPSYTNGDGALGVNNGGKHSIDVTYIAEAEATGRAEVRTLHEVTDIERAGDGRWNVHVDRIDTGGNVLEKIVVTTPTLVMAAGSINTTKLLVRASATGLVPDLPDDLGMHWGTNADRIYLWTDPGADFGVSQGGPVVYGSLNWDTPAQAHTVIQASLPSLSVDTHSTVLVGYGVSNDRGRFRFDSRSGQAVLEWPRGGDDWILRTAIAPTAERIAGPSGMLTDTNAIVNSTWHPLGGANIGKVCDLSGRVLGQRGLYVLDGALMPGTAAACNPSMTIAALAEYALADIVSRDIGRII; encoded by the coding sequence ATGCGCAGTATCACCCGCAGAACGTTCCTGACCTCCACGGTCGCCGCCGGGATCGGGCTGGCCGGAGCATCGTCCGCAGCCGCTGCCACCGGCATCGGGGCCCGGGTTCGCGGCATCCCGACATCCAGGGAGGAGCATCGGGTCGTCATCGTCGGTTCCGGGTTCGGCGGAGGCGTCGCCGCCCTGCGCCTCGCCCAGGCGGGCGTGCAGACCCTGGTCCTCGAACGCGGACGGCGCTGGCCCACCGGCCCGAACTCGGACACCTTCCCCACGCCGACCAATCTGGACAAGCGGGCGCTCTGGTATCGCTCGAGTCCCGAACTCTTCGGTCGCCCAGTGGCATTCGACCCGTACGTCGGACTGGTGGAGGCAGTCACCGGAGAGAACATGACCGCGCTCTGCACCTCGGGTGTCGGTGGCGGCTCCCTCGTCTATCAGGGCATGACGCTGCAACCGGCCGAAGAGGTCTTCTACGAGTGGTTTCCCTCGGACATCGACTGGGCGGCGATGAACGAGATCCACTACCCGACGGTGGCACGCATGCTGCGTCTCGCCGTCGCACCGGACGAACTGGTCGACTCCCCCGACTACCGGGCGCCGCGCGTCTTCGCGGAGAACGTGCGCCGAGCCGGGCTCCCCCTCGCGAAGATCCCGATGCCCATCGACTGGAACTACGCCCTCGCCGAACTCCGGGGTGAGATGAAGCCGTCGTACACGAACGGAGACGGCGCGCTGGGGGTCAACAACGGCGGCAAGCACTCGATCGACGTCACCTACATCGCCGAGGCCGAGGCCACCGGCCGAGCGGAGGTCCGCACCCTGCACGAGGTCACGGACATCGAGCGTGCCGGTGACGGACGATGGAACGTCCACGTCGATCGAATCGACACCGGGGGAAACGTTCTCGAGAAGATCGTCGTCACGACGCCGACCCTCGTCATGGCGGCGGGGAGCATCAACACCACCAAACTCCTCGTCCGTGCCTCGGCGACCGGATTGGTGCCGGACCTACCCGACGATCTCGGAATGCACTGGGGAACCAATGCCGACCGCATCTACCTGTGGACGGATCCGGGCGCCGACTTCGGTGTGTCGCAAGGCGGTCCGGTCGTGTACGGAAGCCTGAACTGGGACACGCCCGCACAGGCACACACCGTCATCCAGGCATCCCTCCCGTCGCTGTCCGTCGACACACACAGCACCGTCCTCGTCGGATACGGCGTGAGCAACGACCGTGGGCGATTCCGCTTCGACTCCCGTTCCGGCCAGGCCGTCCTCGAATGGCCGCGTGGGGGAGACGACTGGATCCTGCGCACCGCGATCGCACCCACCGCCGAGAGGATCGCCGGCCCGTCGGGCATGCTCACCGATACGAACGCGATCGTCAACTCCACCTGGCATCCACTGGGCGGGGCCAACATCGGCAAGGTCTGCGACCTGTCGGGCAGGGTGCTGGGCCAACGCGGACTGTACGTGCTCGACGGCGCGCTCATGCCGGGCACGGCCGCGGCCTGCAACCCCTCGATGACGATCGCCGCACTGGCCGAGTACGCGCTCGCCGACATCGTGTCCCGTGACATCGGCCGAATCATCTGA
- a CDS encoding lipase family protein — protein MSARTWAHRLRRAVATATVACAGAAAVTALTAPPAAGAPVDDFYLPPAQLAEARGSILKSEPLPVLALPPTDGGTWPVSAERVMFTSRTQDDVPVAVTGVYVDSSAPWTGPGERPTVIIAPGTVGQGDKCAPSVAFANGVHVDVDPGIPSISVNQEAVSTALWTARGARVFVTDYIGLGTPGIHTYVNRRESAHAVLDAARAANTLSGTGPETPLLFWGYSQGGGATAAAAELQPSYAPELDLRGVWAGGPVADLTAVLAQVDGSLIGGAIGFTLNGLADRYPVLERRMAEVLTTEGRATLKALESECIGDVIFSRPFLRTDTLTVDGRSLLDWLSEIPEAKPVLDEQRIGRLTPTAPVIITSGINDDSVPYGQARQLAEDWCAGGASVTFRTNHLPPIAPGTTLPNHFGPQIIDGYVDDTVMRHLVDQLGDRPAQGCSFD, from the coding sequence ATGTCCGCACGAACCTGGGCGCACCGGCTCCGGCGCGCCGTCGCCACCGCCACGGTCGCATGTGCCGGAGCCGCTGCTGTGACAGCGCTGACGGCACCACCCGCGGCGGGAGCGCCGGTCGACGACTTCTACCTTCCCCCGGCACAACTCGCCGAGGCCCGCGGATCGATCCTGAAGTCCGAGCCGCTGCCCGTGCTGGCGCTGCCGCCGACCGACGGCGGCACCTGGCCGGTGAGCGCCGAGCGGGTGATGTTCACCTCCCGTACCCAGGACGACGTTCCGGTGGCCGTGACCGGGGTGTACGTCGATTCGTCAGCTCCCTGGACCGGGCCGGGTGAACGACCGACCGTGATCATCGCGCCCGGCACCGTCGGCCAGGGCGACAAGTGCGCGCCGTCCGTCGCCTTCGCCAACGGCGTGCACGTCGACGTCGACCCCGGCATCCCCTCGATCTCGGTCAACCAGGAAGCGGTCTCCACCGCACTGTGGACGGCTCGGGGAGCGCGCGTGTTCGTCACCGACTACATCGGTCTCGGCACACCCGGAATCCACACCTACGTCAACCGGCGTGAGAGTGCGCACGCCGTCCTCGATGCAGCGCGGGCCGCGAACACCCTGTCCGGCACCGGACCCGAGACCCCACTCCTGTTCTGGGGTTACTCGCAGGGTGGCGGCGCCACCGCCGCGGCGGCCGAGTTGCAGCCCAGCTACGCACCCGAACTCGATCTGCGGGGCGTGTGGGCGGGAGGACCGGTCGCGGACCTCACTGCCGTCCTCGCGCAGGTCGACGGGAGCCTCATCGGCGGAGCGATCGGCTTCACGCTGAACGGCCTGGCGGACCGCTACCCCGTACTCGAACGCCGGATGGCCGAGGTGCTCACCACCGAGGGCCGCGCGACGCTGAAAGCGTTGGAGTCCGAGTGCATCGGCGACGTCATCTTCTCGCGGCCGTTCCTCCGGACCGACACGTTGACAGTCGACGGTCGCAGCCTCCTCGACTGGCTGTCCGAGATCCCGGAGGCGAAGCCTGTCCTCGACGAGCAGCGCATCGGCCGCCTCACTCCGACGGCCCCGGTGATCATCACCAGTGGCATCAACGACGACAGCGTCCCGTACGGACAGGCTCGACAGTTGGCCGAGGACTGGTGTGCCGGTGGCGCCTCGGTGACCTTCCGGACCAATCACCTGCCCCCGATCGCCCCTGGAACGACGCTGCCGAATCACTTCGGGCCTCAGATCATCGACGGATACGTCGACGACACCGTGATGCGCCATCTCGTCGACCAGCTCGGGGACCGTCCGGCGCAGGGTTGCTCGTTCGACTGA